A genomic stretch from Syntrophales bacterium includes:
- a CDS encoding ParB/RepB/Spo0J family partition protein — MQTIKYPVKEVDISAIPKNRTLSLSITQTQKALCEQSIRQYGLLTPIVLMENPSGELFTLAGENELEILKEMKVAKADVFVTKLQNRKDTCKVILLLSSLQKGLNPLSEGLVLRELMKSGVHTQQELAASLLKSKSWVSKRLSLAEELSENVAEMVLAKQLCSASAQEIARLPQALQHQFAMEVYSKSLPKSTVERLVTAYNGKTTPKALKKAIISNPALAAETVNPLKLKQCTKAKEEISSRFDASIRLLLRLVAETEACLSSMTKEEVKKYERLLPVVNRSMGRFIKLAEYLVSPGKDKGGVEGDH; from the coding sequence ATGCAAACAATCAAATATCCCGTAAAAGAAGTAGACATAAGCGCAATACCCAAAAACCGGACGCTGTCCTTAAGCATAACCCAGACCCAAAAGGCGTTATGCGAACAAAGTATCAGACAGTATGGCCTTTTGACGCCCATTGTGCTCATGGAAAATCCGTCAGGCGAACTGTTTACCCTTGCAGGCGAAAACGAGCTGGAGATTTTAAAGGAGATGAAGGTTGCCAAGGCGGACGTATTTGTTACAAAGCTCCAAAACCGCAAAGACACCTGCAAGGTAATCCTACTTTTATCCTCATTGCAAAAAGGGCTTAACCCCCTCTCGGAAGGCCTGGTCCTGCGTGAACTGATGAAAAGCGGCGTCCATACCCAGCAGGAACTGGCGGCAAGCCTGCTGAAATCTAAATCATGGGTAAGCAAGCGCCTATCCCTGGCGGAGGAGCTCAGTGAAAACGTAGCGGAGATGGTATTAGCCAAACAGCTGTGTTCCGCCAGTGCCCAGGAGATAGCACGGCTCCCCCAAGCGCTGCAGCATCAATTTGCTATGGAAGTATACTCAAAAAGTCTCCCCAAATCCACGGTTGAACGGCTGGTAACAGCATATAACGGTAAAACCACACCAAAAGCATTGAAAAAGGCAATCATCAGCAATCCGGCCCTGGCCGCTGAGACTGTAAACCCGCTAAAACTTAAGCAGTGTACTAAGGCGAAAGAAGAGATTTCTTCCAGGTTTGACGCGTCGATACGACTGCTGCTCAGGCTGGTAGCTGAAACAGAGGCCTGTCTTTCCAGCATGACAAAAGAAGAGGTCAAGAAATACGAGCGTCTTTTACCCGTAGTCAACCGTTCAATGGGACGTTTTATCAAACTGGCGGAGTATCTGGTTTCCCCGGGGAAAGATAAGGGAGGTGTTGAAGGTGACCATTGA